Below is a genomic region from Triticum dicoccoides isolate Atlit2015 ecotype Zavitan chromosome 5A, WEW_v2.0, whole genome shotgun sequence.
catacaataacgtatatctcatcatgtcttgaccatatcccatcacaatatgccctgcaaaaacaagttagacgtcctctactttgttgttgcaagttttacgtggctgctatgggcttctagtaagaaccgttcttacctacgcatcaaaaccacaatggttttTCATCAagtatgttgttttaaccttcaaaaaggaccgatcgtagtcaaatttgattcaactaaagttggagaaatagacacccgccagccacctttatgcaaaacaagttgtctgtcggtggaaccggtctcatgaacgtggtcatgtaaggttggtccgggctacttcatccaacaataccgccgaatcaaaataagatgttggtggtaagcagtatgactatgatcgcccacaactctttgtgttctactcatgcatatcatctacgcatagacctggctcgaatgccactgtaggggaatgtagcatgcaatttcaaaaaaattcctacgatcacgcaagatctatctaggagatgcatagcaacgagagggggggagtgtgtccacgtaccctcgtagaccgaaagcggaagtgttaacttaatgcggttgatgtagtcgaacgtcttcgtgatccaaccgatcaagcaccgaacatacaacacctctgagctcagcacacgttcatctcgatgacgtcccccgaactcttgatccagcaaagtgtcgagggagagtttcgttagcacgacgtcgtggtgatggtgatggtgatgtgatccgcgcagggcttcgcctcagcactacgacaatatgaccggaggagtaaactgtggaggggggcaccgcacacggctaagagaacaattgatgtgctttggggtgccccctgcccccgtatataaaggaggaggggaggaggccagccctaggggcgcgcccaagtggggggcgactaggactcctagtcattgtcgggcccccctttcctttctttcagaGGGGAAaatggaaggagagggagagggagaaggaaaggggcgggggcacgcccccttccccttgtccaattcggacaaccCATGGGGGgtgcgcgccaccccttgtgggctcccctctctctcccctatggcccatgttggcccattactttcccggggggttccggtaacctcccggtactcagaAAAATACCCGAACACTccggaaccatttcggtgtccgaatactatcgtccaatatatcaatctttacctctcgaccatttcgggactcctcgtcatgtccgtgatctcatcagggactccgaagaatcttcggtcaccaaaacacataactcataatacaaatcgtcatcgaacgttaagcgtgcagaccctacgggttcgagaactatgtagacatgaccgtgacacatctctgatcaataaccaacagcggaaccgggatgctcatgttggttcctacatattttatgaagatctttattgttcaaaccgcaatgacaacatacgttattccctttgtcatcggtatgttacttgcccgagattcgatcgtcggtatcctcatacctagttcaatctcgttaccggcaagtctctttactcgttccgtaatacatcatcccacaactaattcattagttacattgcttgcaaggtttatcatgatgtgcattaccgagagggcccagagatacctctccgatactcagagtgacaaatcctaatctcgatctatgtcaacccaacaaacacctttggagacacctgtagagcatctttataatcatccagttacgttgtgatgtttgatagcacacaaggcgttcctccggtattcgggagttgcataatctcatagtcaaaggaatatgtataagtcatgaagaaagcaataggaataaaacttaacaatcattatgctaggctaacggatgggtcttgtccatcacatcattctcctaatgatgtgatctcgttcatcgaatgaaaacacatgtctatggttgggaaacttaaccatctttgattaacgagctagtcaagtagaggcatactagggacactttgttttgtctatgtattcacacatgtattaagtttccggttaatacaattctaacatgaataataaacatttatcatgatataagtaaatataaataacaactttattattgcctctagggcatatttccttcaatgcgctacttcgtaagggaccgatttggatccaaatgtttaattctatggttagattttatcttaatacctttctcgtagttgcggattcttgcaagggggttaatcataagtgggaggtttgttcaagtaagaacaacacccaagcaccggtccacccacatatcaaattatcagtaGCGAatgtgaatcaaaccaacatgatggaagtgactagatgaaattctcgtgtgccctcaagaacactttgcttattataagagactgttttggcctgtcctttgccacaaaaggattgggataccttcctgcactttatttaccgttattgTTACTcgtccgttacaaattatcttgctatcaaactacctgttaccgactatttcagtgtttgcagaaaataccttgccaaaaaccacttgtcatttccttctgttcctcgttgggttcgacactcttacttatcgaaaggactacgattgatcccctatacttgtgggtcatcaatattcTTTGATGGGAAACTGGGGTGATTCCCGCAAGCCCATGTCTATGATTTACCTGCAGGAGGAGCTCACCAATGGGTGaccgcccaggctcaaagggattgcACAAGTTCAAGGTTGAGTAGCTACTATGTGTAACCATGAGTCAGTATGGGTTATGTCTTGACCAAGTAAGTTGTGGGAACCCCTATGACATGACCAGCTGGTGTAGATTTTTGCATGTAGGTTGACTGGGTCTACCATTGGGCGTGGGTTACCGCCTCCCAAAAGCATCTTGGTCTACCTAGCTACTTCACAAGTGAAGTTTAGTAGTAGAAGGGTGTGATTCGGAATCATGGGTAATGtagacaaacctctgcagagtgcatAAAACTGATCATGATTAGCCGTTTCCCTGGTTATAGACAACTTTTGAGCAACTCTACTGAGATCTGTTAGCAAAATGGGAATCAGGCTTACACCAAGTAGCATGTTTATTTCAGTTCAGCATATCCTCGTgaaacttgccaatacattcatcgtattgacccttgtggctgcaacatatcatgttccaGGAATTTCCATGTCGAAGGAGTGATACGAATTCGGGTTACGATGCTATACTCAGCTCTTGCCTATGAGTGGATGGATGCCACAAGACTAGAATATTACCTCCGTTGCATGATTGTTCTAAGTTAGCTCATGAGCTAAGCATGTCAGGCATAAAAGAGACTAGATCTGCGATGGAATACTATGACATGTAATGTATTTTTGGTATTTCATTGTTGACTGTGCGTGTCAGCTATTGATCCAGAGACTGGCACAGTAAACGCAGAGATTTGGGGCATCTCTCGGGACTGGGTCGTGACATATATAATATGGGGGTAGATACACGATGTAacttatgccaacataatagcatagGCACGCATAAGAAGCTGACGGCGTGTGTCGGCGGCcggggtattgtgacggtgtcaaggAGAGGAGCACCCGTACTCATGCCCCGAGGATGTAGCTGATGTTCGGTGAACCTTGTTAACAAATCTTGGTGTCCTATCTCGTGTGATTGTTTATTTCTCGGATGATCGATTATGCGTCTTGGATTATTCTAACATGTAACCCTATATACGAGGAATAAAATTAAGAAACAATTTTATGTCACTACTTAGTTTTTGGAGCAATAGTTTTAGAAAGCAGTACCGTGATTAAATGATATTTCCTCCCAAAAATTATTATAGTTTTGTAGCAATTAATAATTTTGACTTGTAGAAATTTAAGTACTAACAGCATGGTTTCGTTGATAATTTCACATTCCACTATACACGGGCATGGCCTTTGGGTTCCAGGGAGCATTTCACATTCCACTATATACGAGGAATAAAATTAAGAAACGATGAATAGTAAGTTAAAAAATAATACTCCATACGATCCTTATAAGTGGTTGTTGATTTAGTACAATTTTATAAAGAAATCAGCAACAATCCTTATTAATTGTCGCTCAACTAATATGTATTGAGGGAGTAGCAACTTTTTCAATGTTTTTTAATATTTTTGTGTGACAACTCACAATTTTGATGCGAACCAGAACGATAGTGTTTCATCAATATTAAAAACAAAGTTACGTGGTCAAGAAATGCGAAAAATTTGACGTTCAACTTACTTTTTTCCTGCACAGATCAAAATGCTTAGGCTTTACACCTAAACATTTGCAGATAACATTTGGACGTAAAAATATactacatttttattttattttagtattttttttttggCATTTGCAAAAATGTTTTTTGGCGTGCAGGAGCCAATGCTCCCTAGAGCCCTACTGGATATCCGACTACACACATCCATTTTTCTTATAACACTACACATTCATCCGTGCTGAACAAGAAGAGAGACCTTACAACATCGCTCATCAGTCACTGCCTCGTGGAGCCCACTCTGGACATGGGCAGAAGATCGCCCAAGCCGAAGAAACATGAGATGACACACACAgcacaccaacacaagaactctcTTTCGGATGTGGCAAGGTTCCATTTCAGGTTCAGTTTCAGAGCACAAGGGCTCAGGATCTACATCAGCTGGTTGCCGACGGGGTCAACGACGAAATGCAGCTCGAGACATCTCTCGGTAACCGGATGAAATTTGGATGTCCACATCTGCACCTCACAAGACAGGCACAAAGGAATTGTTAAAAATGGAACTTCATCAAGCATTTGTGACAAAATCGAGTATGGTGCTTGCTGTGCATTATTCTTGCTGTCATGGGTAGGGAGTTTCAGAGTTGTTGAACTCTGTGTCTCCTGATTTTAGACAACAAATCATCATCATTCTGTAAGACTAGCTTCAGCTTCTGTTTTGGAAATGCACCAAATgatattttctgatcattttttagacTGCAACAGTTACTAGGTTCTTTTTTAGGTCCCCAAAAGGTTCAAGGTTCTGAATGTTCTAAGTTGTTGAGCTGAAGTTACACAAAAGCGAAACAAGTTTTCAGAACACTTATTTAATTATGTCAATCTCTTATTGTTGTTCCATCCATGATAGAAACAAGATTCCTCTTCCAAACCCATTAATAACAGAATTTACTGACTCCcaaattcctttgaaaataaaagtgtttatgtggtttgtccataaacaagttattttaaccaaggacaacttgataaagcgtaattggacaggacctactaggtgtagtttctgtgatcggaatGAGACAATCAAAcatctcttttttgattgcccgttggccaaagtactttggcagacggtccacattgcttttaatatcaatccaccgaattctgttaacgcattatttgggacatggcttaatgggattgagcctgactTAGCGAGACACATTCGGGTTGGTGTTTGCGCTTTGATGTGGACTATCtggacttgcagaaatgatttggtttttaacagaatatcatatatccactttttgcaggttatattccgaactacggcactgatccgttcgtggtcgctactcaccccgacggaggccagggagcatttggttactggatctttccgctgggagatggtagctcgggatatcttcaaccggtttggatggcggtcatgtaataggataggcatttagtTTACCTACCTagttttagccagccggttgtggcatcttttcatggctagttggtgtttctagcccgttttggctctgtgtgagctttcttTACTTTTTCATTACTTTTGGAGACCTTGGAACCATGTTCGCACTGctttatttggttaataagatggccgtatgcatcactctgatgcagaggccggggagtcccccttttcaaaaaaaaaaaaaactgactCCCAAATTCCTATCGATGAAAATGCAGAAGTCTTACATCCTTGTATTCCGTGCTCTCCTTGAATAATTTGAAGTCGTCAACTGCAGGAAACAAGAAAATTGTAGTAATCGGCCCCGCCGACGATCCCCGTCATCTAGCTTTGCTATACATCTATATAATTCAGGGACTCTGAAAGGGAACAAAAACAAAATGTAGGGAGAACTTACTTGATGGAAAACGGATAACTGCAGCGTGACTGTACAGACTATCCATATGATCCAGACAGCAACCTGCTTTTTGAAATATAATATCAGGATTGGTTCTTTCAGACCAAGGAAAAATTATGCAGGGGAAAGTTTGTGCAAATTACAATTTTTCAAGCAGATCAAGATAGAAGGTGCACTGCAAATTAATTGTCATATTGGAAATCTGACGGCAGAAGAAAAATAAACCCCTTTTTTGTCATACCTGAGGTTGCCTGAACAATGAAAGAATTGTAGTGGATGATCAGCTTTTGAAGATGGGCTAATGCATCCTCCACAGACTCTCTGGATGCAGTCTCCAGGAAAGATATCAACAGCATAAACTCGACTCCGTAGTTGAAATCCTGTTGAGCAAAGCAAAAATTATGTTCAGATCAGATGCAATGCTAAGCAAAAGAGGAAGATGACAGTCAATTACGTTACCTCGCCCCTCCGAAAGAGAGGGATAATGTCATCTTCCACCTCAGATTCAAAATCTACAGAAACCAAGCCCTGTAAGTTATCCAAGCAGTGACTCTCACAATGCAATGAGATCAGTACGGTCTAAGAACTGGAAAGGAGGATTACGCGGTGAGGCGTACATAGGAAACGGGTTTCACATGCTCGTCGAGAACTTTGAAATAGTATGAGCTATTCTGGAACTTTGCAATGTCTTTTTTCTGTTGGAAACGCATGAATACAGCATGCGTGAAGCTCTCGCTATTAGGGCCCTCTATGCGGCCTGCACCCAAGAGACACATGTTTGCAAATATATAAATTCAAAGTGCAGTTCAGTACTCGAATGAATTTTCCATCAATAGATAGATGCAAGTCCCTTACCTAATGACACAGTGAGTATCCCTCTCATCTGATACTGAGATGTATATAAGTAATCAAGCATGTCCTTTTCTTCAGCATCTGAGATGTTTGGCTTGGCTCTGAGCAGAATAATGTGCTCCACTATCTTTctgccaatgctaccaagtcaGCGTGTGTACTACTATAACGCCATGTAAATCTGAGGACGAACATTTCAGTTTTGTGGTCTCAAGGTAAATCATTAGCTCGAACAAGAGTTCCGCACCTTTTCTTCACAGTATCACTAGATGGAGCGCCATTGTTGGGTCCAAATACGCTGCGAGGGGAATGAATTGACCTGCTTCTTGTCCCCCACCATCTACAATCTGCACCAGGAAGATTTAGTTCAAAGTTGGGTATATGCATATACTTGGAAAAAAGCATAAAGATCAAGCAAGAACTAGATCAAGATCTGACATCGGCCGAAATTCCGCGGCGGGTGGCGGCGATGCAGCCCAAAACAGCTCGCAACAGGGCGTGTAGTTTGAGAGGTCTGAGCTAGAAACGGCATCAGCATCCTGAAATTGCTGAGCTCGGAAGCTTAGCTCCCATTGTTGTTGTGGAGGCTTTATGGATTCTGGGGTGGAGCTGTGGGTGTGGTAATGTGGTATCTGCAAGCAAGGGTGCCTCACCAGAAGTTGGTGGTTGGAGCGTATGGCACTGTCCTTTTCCATTCTGCCTCTTTAGTTTCTGATATTTCTTGTGGCCAGAAAAATTGCTGGCTAGCGTATGGCTCTAAACATACCAATCACCATCAAAAAATCAGAACCCAAGTTCTGAACCTTACAAACTTAAGAAACCTGAGACCTTGACTTTCTTTCCAGACTCTGAAGGCCCTACATGATGAAAGCGGCATAAGACAAGGTGTGTGTTCAAAAATACATATGAGCAGAATCAAATGTAGATATAATGATTTTGGGAGCCAATAAGAAACCGAACCCACTTGACACTCGGGTTGACCAACTCTGTATGGATACTCTCCTTTCATCCTTGAAGCAGCGACAGCCTGAATTCGATCAAAATAACTGAAGTAAGGACAAAGATAACAATTAagcagatttttttttttgaaaaggaggatagaCCCTGGGCTCtgtatctggacgatgcatgcggccattttattaattattcacagaaaccatacaaagtaatacatcagtcAGCCTTaagccaccatctaggcaacaCTTGCTGCTACTCCTATCCCATTGATGAAAGTGTGCCCAATATCCTGTCCGAATACCAAACGGACATCGCACCAAACCCTAACATCTAAAGCCTGATGCCCCAGCCCAGCCACACACCGGGACTGGGTCCCATACCGGGCCAACGCACTCTCAGAGGCTGCCACCACCATCTTCCACCAGTCCATCTCCAGAGCAGTAAATGACCCATCGACCTTGCCTGGCCTGCCGTCGACGTCACCACGACGCGAAACAACTCCACCGTACTGCAGTGCTGCATGTATCCGTCCACACGCGACCGTCGCTGAACCTCCGCGGCGCCATGCCACCGGGATCCGTCGTCAGTCTTGCGGTAGATGAGACACCGCTCTTCCGCTTGTCCCGTCAAACCAGCACTTGCTCAAAAGGATGCCCACAGGAGGGATAATGGCATCAAAGGTACCATCATTGTCTGATCCGGTAGATCCAGATCTAGGTTTCCTCCGAAGTATCACGAGTGGGGTGCCACGACCTGCAACAATGATGCCTCGAGAAGAGAACGATGCCATAGACGCCTCCATTGTTCGCCATGACCGAAGTCGGCGCGATTTTCACCGGAAGTCGCGTCCCACCAACCTCGCAGCTAGTTGGAACCGAATGGAGCCTCGCCATGGAGACGAGGGTCGTCGTCGGCACGCCGGCAGGGAGCCTCTAGCCGCCCCTCACCGGTCTTCCTCACGCCACCGGCCGGCCAAGGCCATACCGATACGGATCTGGACAAGATGCCGGATCCGCAGCCATCGGGGCCACCCATGCGCATGCAGCCGCCACACTGCCGGCCATGAAGGCTCCCATCGCCGCCGCACTGCAGGGGCGCAGCCCTGACTGCCACCCCCGGCCTCCTCGCATGAGACACCGCCTCCGCCTCATAGGGTCCGCCGTGGCGACTATCCGCCCTGGATCTGCGGTGCAGAGCCCGCCGCCATCCGGTCCCTATATCTCGCTTACAGCGTTGCCTGAAGGAATACTCCACGTGTAGCTGTTGGGCCGGCCTATTTTTCCTGTTTGTTCTTGTTCGCTTCTATATTTTAGCGAAGTTTGTTCTTGTTCACTGGGCAATCAAGACGCTTTTGCTTTTGTTGGGTCTGTACTGGTTTTTGGCTCGGTTTTTTAAGGTCATCACTTTCTTTTTCTCTTTGGTTTTCATTGTTTCTTGATTCGCtttctttgttttttctgttttctttgtaTTTTACtgatttctttgtttctttcttgatctttattgttttttctttatttttcactAGTTTTCTTTCTCGGTTTTCGTTTTTTTTCCTTTCCTTATTTTCTTCAGTCTTTTTAGTTTCTTTTATGCTCCTTTTGTTGGTTTTAATTTTTTAACACAAGTCTaccttatttgaaaaatgtttattgTAAGTACATGATATATAATTTTAGTGTACACGTGAAAATTTTGATACTCGTTGAATATTATTCAATAAAAAAAATTTGAGACAAGAATATTATTCAATAAATGGTTTTGAATACATGGTTAACCTTCTtcaaatacacaatgaacatttttctaatGACAATAAATATTTTCTTAAACTACGCAAACATTTGTTAGCATtgtatagaaaattaaataaacttCATGGACATTTTTCAAAAAC
It encodes:
- the LOC119300002 gene encoding uncharacterized protein LOC119300002 isoform X1, coding for MLMPFLAQTSQTTRPVASCFGLHRRHPPRNFGRYCRWWGTRSRSIHSPRSVFGPNNGAPSSDTVKKRKIVEHIILLRAKPNISDAEEKDMLDYLYTSQYQMRGILTVSLGRIEGPNSESFTHAVFMRFQQKKDIAKFQNSSYYFKVLDEHVKPVSYGLVSVDFESEVEDDIIPLFRRGEDFNYGVEFMLLISFLETASRESVEDALAHLQKLIIHYNSFIVQATSGCCLDHMDSLYSHAAVIRFPSTKLDDGDRRRGRLLQFSCFLQLTTSNYSRRARNTRICGHPNFIRLPRDVSSCISSLTPSATS
- the LOC119300002 gene encoding uncharacterized protein LOC119300002 isoform X2, with amino-acid sequence MLMPFLAQTSQTTRPVASCFGLHRRHPPRNFGRYCRWWGTRSRSIHSPRSVFGPNNGAPSSDTVKKRKIVEHIILLRAKPNISDAEEKDMLDYLYTSQYQMRGILTVSLGRIEGPNSESFTHAVFMRFQQKKDIAKFQNSSYYFKVLDEHVKPVSYGLVSVDFESEVEDDIIPLFRRGEDFNYGVEFMLLISFLETASRESVEDALAHLQKLIIHYNSFIVQATSGCCLDHMDSLYSHAAVIRFPSIDDFKLFKESTEYKDMWTSKFHPVTERCLELHFVVDPVGNQLM